In Archangium violaceum, the following are encoded in one genomic region:
- a CDS encoding D-TA family PLP-dependent enzyme, whose product MSPFSLDSIETPAALVDVDRMEANLQKAAAYTREHGLRWRPHTKTHKVPELAARQLEAGATGVTVATPREAEVMGAVAEDVLLAYSPVGASKLKRLMALSRRVRLSVGLDSREVLAGLAEAAREAGRTVGVLVELDLGMRRVGVQTPEVAVALAREAASAQGLEYQGVMFYPGHIRMPMAEQGPALAEVSRRLGTFLEALGAAGLKPGIVSGGSTPTLWRSHEVAGMNEIRPGLTPFFDRASAWTGVCGWEEVAYSVLATVVSTSVAGQAVIDAGSKALAKEELPMGGYGALVDRPDVVVHALSEEHGMLDLSRTSWRPRVGDRVRVVPNHVCVSVNLQDELWAVRGGQVTGRWEVMGRGRGPV is encoded by the coding sequence ATGAGCCCTTTCTCCCTGGACAGCATCGAGACCCCGGCCGCGCTCGTGGATGTGGACCGCATGGAGGCCAACCTCCAGAAGGCGGCGGCGTACACGCGCGAGCATGGACTGCGGTGGCGGCCGCATACGAAGACGCACAAGGTGCCGGAGCTCGCGGCGAGGCAGCTCGAGGCCGGAGCGACAGGCGTCACGGTGGCCACGCCGCGCGAGGCCGAGGTGATGGGTGCCGTGGCCGAGGACGTGCTCCTGGCCTACTCGCCCGTGGGGGCGTCCAAGCTGAAGCGGTTGATGGCGCTGTCCCGGCGCGTGCGGCTCTCGGTGGGACTGGACTCGCGCGAGGTGCTGGCCGGCCTGGCCGAGGCCGCTCGCGAGGCGGGGCGCACCGTGGGCGTGCTGGTGGAGCTGGACCTGGGGATGCGCCGCGTGGGCGTGCAGACGCCGGAGGTGGCCGTGGCGCTGGCCCGCGAGGCCGCCTCGGCGCAGGGCCTCGAGTACCAGGGCGTGATGTTCTACCCGGGGCACATCCGCATGCCGATGGCCGAGCAGGGCCCGGCGCTCGCGGAGGTGTCACGGCGGCTGGGCACGTTCCTGGAGGCGCTGGGCGCCGCGGGGCTGAAGCCCGGAATCGTGAGCGGCGGCTCCACGCCCACCCTCTGGCGCTCGCACGAGGTGGCGGGGATGAATGAGATCCGCCCGGGCCTCACCCCCTTCTTCGACCGTGCCAGCGCGTGGACGGGCGTGTGCGGCTGGGAGGAGGTGGCCTACTCGGTGCTCGCGACGGTGGTGAGCACCTCGGTGGCGGGGCAGGCCGTCATCGACGCGGGCTCCAAGGCCCTGGCGAAGGAGGAGCTGCCCATGGGCGGCTATGGCGCGCTGGTGGACCGGCCCGACGTGGTGGTGCACGCCCTCTCCGAGGAGCACGGGATGCTGGACCTGTCGCGCACCTCGTGGAGGCCGCGCGTGGGCGACCGGGTGAGGGTGGTGCCCAACCACGTCTGTGTCTCGGTGAACCTGCAGGACGAGCTGTGGGCGGTGCGCGGCGGGCAGGTGACGGGCCGCTGGGAGGTGATGGGGCGGGGCCGCGGGCCGGTGTAG
- the fumC gene encoding class II fumarate hydratase — protein MSKQDVRIEKDTFGPIEVPAERLWGAQTQRSRQNFAISSERMPLALIHALVLVKKAAATANMENGTLPKDKGEAIVKAANEVLGGEHDEEFPLLVWQTGSGTQTNMNVNEVLANRASELLGGERGEARKVHPNDDVNKGQSSNDVFPTAMSVAAVEAVVRNVLPELQALRDVLTEKSEQFRDIVKIGRTHLQDATPLTLGQEFSGYVAQLEHARRHLELVLPHLSELALGGTAVGTGLNAPKGFAERVAQELSRLTGHPFVTAPNKFEALAANDALVQAHGALKGLAAALFKIANDVRWLASGPRSGIGEITIPENEPGSSIMPGKVNPTQSEAVTMLCAQVMGNDVAVSLGGASGNFELNVFKPLIIHNFLQSCRLLADGMRSFRLHCAVGIEPNKGRLKENLERSLMLVTALNPHIGYDNAARIAKKAHKEGKTLKEVAVELGLLTAEQFDQWVRPEKMIGNL, from the coding sequence GTGAGCAAGCAGGACGTTCGCATCGAGAAGGACACGTTCGGTCCCATCGAGGTTCCGGCCGAGCGCCTGTGGGGAGCGCAGACGCAGCGCAGCCGGCAGAACTTCGCCATCTCCAGTGAGCGGATGCCGCTGGCGCTCATCCATGCCCTGGTGCTGGTGAAGAAGGCCGCGGCCACGGCCAACATGGAGAACGGCACGCTGCCGAAGGACAAGGGGGAGGCCATCGTGAAGGCCGCCAACGAGGTGCTCGGCGGCGAGCATGACGAGGAGTTCCCCCTGCTCGTCTGGCAGACGGGCAGCGGCACGCAGACGAACATGAACGTCAACGAGGTGCTGGCGAACCGGGCCTCGGAGCTGCTGGGGGGCGAGCGGGGTGAGGCGCGCAAGGTGCACCCCAACGACGACGTCAACAAGGGGCAGAGCTCCAACGACGTCTTCCCCACGGCGATGAGCGTGGCCGCGGTGGAGGCGGTGGTGCGCAACGTGCTGCCCGAGCTGCAGGCGCTGCGCGACGTGCTGACGGAGAAGTCGGAGCAGTTCCGGGACATCGTGAAGATTGGCCGCACGCACCTGCAGGACGCCACGCCGCTGACGCTGGGGCAGGAGTTCAGCGGCTACGTGGCGCAGCTGGAGCATGCGCGCAGGCACCTGGAGCTCGTGCTGCCGCACCTGTCCGAGCTGGCGCTCGGGGGCACCGCGGTGGGCACGGGCCTCAACGCCCCCAAGGGCTTCGCCGAGCGCGTGGCGCAGGAGCTCTCACGCCTCACGGGCCACCCCTTCGTCACCGCGCCCAACAAGTTCGAGGCGCTCGCGGCCAATGACGCGCTGGTGCAGGCGCATGGGGCGCTCAAGGGCCTGGCCGCCGCGCTCTTCAAGATCGCCAACGACGTGCGCTGGCTGGCGTCGGGGCCGCGCTCGGGCATCGGAGAAATCACCATTCCGGAGAACGAGCCGGGCAGCTCCATCATGCCGGGCAAGGTGAACCCCACGCAGTCGGAGGCCGTCACCATGCTGTGCGCGCAGGTGATGGGCAACGACGTGGCCGTGTCGCTGGGAGGCGCGTCCGGCAACTTCGAGCTGAACGTCTTCAAGCCGCTCATCATCCACAACTTCCTGCAGAGCTGCCGGCTGCTGGCGGACGGCATGCGCAGCTTCCGGCTGCACTGCGCGGTGGGCATCGAGCCGAACAAGGGGCGGCTGAAGGAGAACCTGGAGCGCTCGTTGATGCTCGTCACCGCGCTCAACCCGCACATCGGCTACGACAACGCGGCGAGGATCGCCAAGAAGGCGCACAAGGAGGGCAAGACGCTCAAGGAGGTGGCGGTGGAGCTGGGCCTGCTCACCGCCGAGCAGTTCGACCAGTGGGTGCGTCCGGAGAAGATGATCGGCAATCTGTAG
- a CDS encoding Uma2 family endonuclease: MSDEPPRREATYADLEELPPNCVGEIIEGELHVSPRPRPMHARAAGRLFNALDSFDQDAGEEGPGGWVLLYEPELHLGREVLVPDLAGWRRERMPELPEEAAFTLAPDWVCEVLSPSTAVLDRGQKQKSYAREGVQHLWLVDPAVRSLEVYRLERGDWVLLGKHKGEAKVHAEPFEVLALELGRLWSR, from the coding sequence ATGAGCGACGAGCCGCCGCGGCGCGAAGCGACATACGCGGACCTCGAGGAACTCCCACCCAACTGCGTGGGTGAGATCATCGAGGGCGAGCTGCACGTGAGCCCCCGGCCGAGGCCGATGCATGCCCGGGCGGCGGGCCGACTCTTCAACGCACTGGATTCATTCGACCAGGACGCGGGGGAAGAGGGCCCCGGGGGCTGGGTGCTCCTCTACGAGCCCGAATTGCACTTGGGGCGTGAGGTGCTGGTGCCGGACCTGGCGGGATGGCGCCGGGAGCGGATGCCGGAGCTGCCGGAGGAGGCGGCCTTCACGCTCGCGCCGGACTGGGTCTGCGAGGTGCTCTCACCCTCCACGGCGGTGCTGGATCGCGGCCAGAAGCAGAAGTCGTACGCGCGAGAAGGCGTTCAACACCTGTGGCTCGTGGACCCCGCGGTGCGGTCGCTGGAGGTCTACCGGCTGGAGCGTGGTGACTGGGTGCTGCTGGGCAAGCACAAGGGGGAGGCGAAGGTGCACGCCGAGCCCTTCGAGGTGCTGGCCCTGGAGCTGGGGCGCCTCTGGAGTCGTTGA
- a CDS encoding AAA family ATPase, producing MSGGLRIDLVRVHGFGHFSDYALELKPGLNLLYGPNEAGKSTLLAFIRGVLFGFEKRGPRYEPEAGTFGGELCVSTGVGPMVVRRVVDRRGRAVATVHAPEGHELLASRLDEALAHVSRELFCEVFAFSLEELSTFEKLAEEDGVSRALFAAGLRGARRLPEVEKQLEKRAGELFKPSGRNPELNQVLKELEEVKAKLHALEDRPERYAEERERLGSLFRQQEEAAVLRDGISRELGRLTRLEAALGDLGELVRARAELAGLPDLTAFPVGGEARLEELLQRLKETRARRAHIEELLSSGEAELARLSGASGVRERQGEWRSALAAFTARAELLRALPGRRAALESRRREVEQALRGLGLEVDAAGLLALELGAAARGTLEALADRLARAETEHRDAEGALGRARLGLERIDGALSRLEAERARLPPVAVMEVRRRQAALGRLRPLRVEREQVVGQRAEQRQRLEALRSQVEPGLGPTPAPWPVAAGVAGAVVLAVLLGLYAGVGAGVLALVGALLLVIPLVLGHRRAVESHQRLEEARTARQQLHAREVARVQSALDVLTGRVAGLERELAAAAVEAGVPPEAPMAELASREAAMTELLRQADRLEHLDREHEARMAERDVVAHEAHAAEESARRAEAQVRTLQAELSALLAARRFPVELSPGRALALWRDAAEQRQRLADLRADERALAADEATCAAVVSRLQEEARVAGLPGGAVEAVAARVSTELEELKTRDAEARALRARRDEWMADRARHARLQETEEQALAALLARGGGESEETFRQRARQAERFESLTRSVRELTQRIEAATGLEEESAREAIESLGGEEGLKEKLGQLRMQEPACAERLKALHTEYGATRSQLEQWENDEQLAALRIQEERLRARAAELATRYASERLSLTLLARARRRFEEEQQPRVIQLASEHFAVLTGGRYRRVFIPAGGRRELRVGDGRRDWSAEQLSRGTREQLYLAFRLAVIQDFGETRGALPLVVDDILVNFDLERTRSTLSLLSHLSECHQIIAFTCHPWVRELFEEQGARVVELGSRNTEAASPREESSKVAATIPSPSGRGLG from the coding sequence GTGAGCGGGGGACTGAGGATCGACCTGGTGCGCGTGCACGGCTTCGGCCACTTCTCCGACTACGCGCTGGAGCTGAAGCCGGGCCTCAACCTGCTGTACGGGCCGAACGAGGCGGGCAAGAGCACGCTGCTCGCGTTCATTCGGGGCGTGCTGTTCGGCTTCGAGAAGCGGGGCCCCCGGTACGAGCCCGAGGCGGGGACCTTCGGGGGCGAGCTGTGCGTGAGCACGGGTGTTGGCCCGATGGTGGTGCGCCGCGTGGTGGACCGGCGGGGGAGGGCGGTGGCGACGGTACACGCTCCGGAAGGACACGAGCTGCTCGCCTCGCGGCTGGACGAGGCGCTGGCGCACGTGTCCCGGGAGCTGTTCTGCGAGGTGTTCGCCTTCAGCCTGGAGGAGCTGTCCACCTTCGAGAAGCTGGCCGAGGAGGACGGAGTCTCCCGAGCGCTCTTCGCGGCCGGGCTGAGGGGCGCGCGCCGGCTGCCGGAGGTGGAGAAGCAGTTGGAGAAGCGGGCCGGCGAGCTGTTCAAGCCGAGCGGGCGCAACCCCGAGCTCAACCAGGTGCTGAAGGAGCTGGAGGAGGTGAAGGCGAAGCTGCACGCGCTGGAGGATCGCCCGGAGAGGTATGCCGAGGAGCGCGAGCGGCTCGGCTCGCTGTTCCGGCAGCAGGAGGAGGCGGCGGTGCTGCGGGACGGCATCTCGCGGGAGCTGGGGCGGCTGACCCGGCTGGAGGCGGCGTTGGGGGATCTGGGCGAGCTGGTGCGGGCGCGGGCGGAGCTGGCCGGGCTGCCGGACCTGACGGCCTTCCCGGTGGGAGGGGAGGCCCGGCTGGAGGAGCTGCTGCAGCGGCTGAAGGAGACGAGGGCGCGGCGGGCGCACATCGAGGAGCTGCTGTCCTCGGGTGAGGCCGAGCTGGCGCGGCTGTCGGGAGCGTCGGGAGTGCGCGAGAGGCAGGGGGAGTGGCGCTCGGCGCTGGCGGCCTTCACGGCGAGGGCCGAGCTGCTGCGGGCCTTGCCGGGCCGTCGCGCGGCGCTCGAGTCCAGGCGCCGGGAGGTGGAGCAGGCCCTGAGGGGGTTGGGGCTGGAGGTGGATGCCGCGGGCCTGCTGGCGTTGGAGCTGGGGGCGGCGGCGCGAGGCACCCTGGAGGCCCTGGCGGACCGTCTGGCGAGGGCGGAGACGGAGCATCGGGACGCGGAGGGGGCGCTCGGGCGGGCGCGCCTGGGACTGGAGCGTATCGATGGGGCCCTGTCACGTCTGGAGGCGGAGCGTGCCCGGCTGCCGCCTGTTGCCGTCATGGAGGTCCGTCGCCGACAGGCGGCGCTGGGGCGTCTGCGGCCCCTGCGCGTGGAACGGGAGCAGGTGGTGGGCCAGCGTGCCGAGCAGAGACAGCGGCTCGAGGCGCTCCGGTCCCAGGTGGAGCCCGGGTTGGGGCCAACACCCGCCCCCTGGCCGGTGGCGGCTGGCGTGGCGGGCGCGGTGGTGCTGGCCGTGCTCCTCGGGCTGTACGCGGGAGTGGGGGCGGGAGTGCTCGCGCTGGTGGGGGCGCTGCTGCTCGTCATCCCCCTGGTGCTCGGCCACCGGCGAGCGGTGGAGAGCCACCAGCGATTGGAGGAGGCTCGGACGGCGCGCCAGCAACTGCACGCGCGGGAAGTGGCGCGGGTGCAGTCGGCGCTGGACGTGCTGACGGGGCGGGTGGCCGGGCTGGAGCGCGAGCTGGCGGCGGCCGCCGTGGAGGCGGGCGTGCCGCCAGAGGCCCCGATGGCGGAGCTCGCCTCTCGGGAAGCGGCGATGACCGAGCTGCTGCGGCAGGCGGATCGCCTGGAGCACCTCGACCGGGAGCACGAGGCCCGCATGGCGGAGCGGGACGTGGTGGCGCACGAGGCCCACGCCGCGGAGGAGTCCGCGCGCCGGGCGGAGGCGCAGGTCCGGACGCTCCAGGCGGAGCTGTCCGCGTTGCTGGCCGCGAGGCGCTTTCCGGTGGAGCTTTCCCCGGGGCGGGCGCTGGCACTGTGGCGTGACGCGGCCGAGCAGCGTCAGCGGCTGGCGGACCTGAGGGCGGACGAACGGGCGCTGGCGGCGGACGAGGCCACCTGTGCCGCGGTCGTGTCGCGCTTGCAGGAGGAGGCCCGGGTGGCGGGACTACCGGGAGGCGCGGTGGAGGCAGTGGCCGCCCGGGTGTCCACGGAGTTGGAGGAGCTCAAGACCCGGGACGCGGAGGCACGGGCGCTTCGGGCGCGCAGGGACGAGTGGATGGCGGATAGGGCCCGGCACGCGCGTCTCCAGGAGACCGAGGAGCAGGCGCTGGCGGCGTTGCTGGCACGGGGTGGAGGGGAGTCGGAGGAGACGTTCCGGCAGCGGGCGCGGCAGGCGGAGCGCTTCGAGTCCCTGACGCGGAGCGTGCGCGAGCTGACCCAGCGTATCGAGGCGGCGACAGGCCTGGAGGAGGAGTCGGCGCGTGAGGCCATCGAGTCCCTGGGGGGAGAGGAGGGACTGAAGGAGAAGCTGGGACAACTGCGGATGCAGGAGCCCGCGTGTGCCGAGCGCCTGAAGGCATTGCACACCGAGTACGGCGCGACGCGGAGCCAGCTGGAGCAATGGGAGAACGACGAGCAGCTGGCCGCGTTGCGAATCCAGGAGGAGCGGCTGAGGGCGAGGGCGGCGGAGCTGGCGACCCGCTATGCATCGGAGCGGCTGTCGCTGACGCTGCTGGCGAGGGCGCGCCGGCGCTTCGAGGAGGAGCAACAGCCGCGGGTCATCCAGCTGGCCTCGGAGCACTTCGCGGTGCTGACGGGAGGCCGGTACCGTCGGGTGTTCATCCCGGCGGGAGGAAGGAGGGAGCTACGGGTGGGCGATGGGCGGAGGGACTGGAGCGCGGAGCAGCTCTCGCGAGGGACGAGGGAGCAGCTCTACCTGGCGTTCCGGCTGGCGGTCATCCAGGACTTCGGGGAGACGCGGGGGGCGTTGCCGCTGGTGGTGGACGACATCCTGGTGAACTTCGACCTGGAGCGGACGAGGAGCACGCTGTCCCTGCTGTCGCACCTCTCCGAGTGCCACCAGATCATCGCCTTCACCTGTCACCCCTGGGTGCGCGAGCTCTTCGAGGAACAGGGAGCACGAGTCGTGGAGCTGGGCTCCAGGAACACAGAGGCCGCGAGCCCCCGAGAAGAATCCTCGAAGGTCGCGGCCACCATCCCCTCTCCCTCCGGGAGAGGGCTAGGGTGA
- a CDS encoding MOSC domain-containing protein → MDTPNGTIRALLLAQERGTPMKRVPEAQALEGRGFVGDRHGKKKPNGKRQLLLLDEASHASLRLGAGALKENVVISGLPLESLPPGQRLALGAEVVVELTEPCVPCSKLERIRPGLLKESWGQRGQLARVLSGGTVREGDGVRLLDVNPDAPRPIRPKLP, encoded by the coding sequence GTGGACACTCCCAACGGCACCATCCGCGCACTGCTGCTCGCCCAGGAGCGGGGGACCCCCATGAAGCGCGTCCCCGAGGCCCAGGCCCTCGAGGGCCGAGGCTTCGTGGGAGACCGTCACGGGAAGAAGAAGCCCAACGGCAAGCGTCAGCTCCTGCTGCTCGACGAGGCCTCCCATGCCTCGCTAAGGCTCGGCGCGGGGGCGCTGAAGGAGAACGTGGTCATCTCCGGCCTCCCCCTGGAGTCCCTTCCACCGGGCCAGCGCCTGGCACTGGGCGCCGAGGTGGTCGTGGAGCTGACCGAGCCCTGTGTGCCCTGCTCGAAGCTCGAGCGCATCCGCCCGGGCCTCCTCAAGGAGTCCTGGGGCCAGCGGGGACAGCTCGCCAGGGTGCTCAGCGGAGGCACGGTGCGCGAGGGGGACGGCGTGCGCCTGCTCGACGTCAACCCCGACGCGCCTCGCCCCATCCGCCCCAAGCTGCCCTGA
- the aceB gene encoding malate synthase A, translating into MDAASLSSSPSAQRTEGQCPQVQGVSLRGPWLPEYADVLTPQALELVAKLARAFGDRREALLERRKQVQAAYDKGERPRFLPETRDIREKEWTVSPLPQDLLDRRVEITGPVERKMIINALNSGANVFMADFEDANSPTWDNVVRGQLNLRDAVRGTISYTSDNGKHYALHEKTAVLFCRPRGWHLLERHLEVDGKPVSASLFDFGLYFFHNARALLEKGSGPYFYLPKMESHLEARLWNDVFHLAQSELGIPRGSIKATVLIETLPAAFEMDEILYELREHSAGLNCGRWDYIFSFIKKLQSDSRFVLPDRGQVTMDKAFLHNYSLRLIQVCHRRGVHAMGGMAAFIPIKSDPAANEAAMAKVRADKSREARDGHDGTWVAHPGLVPVAREIFDQHMPGPNQLAKKRPDVNISEADLLAMPEGSRTEEGLRHNIRVGVQYIAAWLGGLGCVPLYNLMEDAATAEISRAQVWQWMHHRVPLADGKPVTPERFRQVLAEEMKRIEAEGATERYGAERLEEARALFEKLSTAPRFEDFLTLPAYEALVSHG; encoded by the coding sequence ATGGACGCGGCCAGCCTCTCCTCCTCCCCCTCCGCGCAACGTACCGAGGGACAATGTCCCCAGGTACAGGGGGTCTCCCTCCGAGGCCCCTGGTTGCCCGAATACGCGGACGTCCTCACCCCCCAGGCCCTCGAGCTGGTGGCGAAGCTGGCCCGGGCCTTCGGCGACCGGCGCGAGGCCCTCCTGGAGCGGCGCAAGCAGGTCCAGGCCGCCTATGACAAGGGCGAGCGTCCCCGCTTCCTCCCGGAGACGCGTGACATCCGGGAGAAGGAATGGACCGTCTCCCCCCTCCCCCAGGACCTGCTCGACCGGCGCGTCGAAATCACCGGCCCGGTGGAGCGGAAGATGATCATCAACGCCCTCAACTCGGGCGCCAACGTCTTCATGGCGGACTTCGAGGACGCCAACAGCCCCACCTGGGACAACGTGGTGCGCGGCCAGCTCAACCTGCGCGACGCCGTGCGCGGCACCATCAGCTACACCTCCGACAACGGCAAGCACTACGCCCTCCACGAGAAGACCGCCGTCCTCTTCTGCCGCCCCCGGGGCTGGCACCTGCTGGAGCGCCACCTGGAGGTGGATGGCAAGCCCGTCTCCGCCTCGCTCTTCGACTTCGGCCTCTACTTCTTCCACAACGCGCGCGCCCTCCTCGAGAAGGGCAGCGGCCCCTACTTCTACCTGCCCAAGATGGAGAGCCACCTCGAGGCCCGCCTGTGGAACGACGTGTTCCACCTGGCCCAGAGCGAGCTGGGCATCCCTCGCGGCTCCATCAAGGCCACCGTCCTCATCGAGACGCTGCCCGCCGCCTTCGAGATGGACGAAATCCTCTACGAGCTGCGCGAGCACTCGGCGGGGCTCAACTGCGGCCGCTGGGACTACATCTTCAGCTTCATCAAGAAGCTGCAGAGCGACTCCAGGTTCGTCCTGCCCGACCGCGGGCAGGTGACGATGGACAAGGCCTTCCTGCACAACTACTCGCTGCGCCTCATCCAGGTGTGCCACCGCCGCGGCGTGCACGCCATGGGCGGCATGGCCGCCTTCATCCCCATCAAGAGCGACCCGGCCGCCAACGAGGCCGCCATGGCCAAGGTGCGCGCCGACAAGTCCCGCGAGGCCCGCGACGGCCACGACGGCACCTGGGTCGCCCACCCGGGCCTCGTCCCCGTGGCCCGCGAAATCTTCGACCAGCACATGCCCGGGCCCAACCAGCTGGCCAAGAAGCGCCCGGACGTGAACATCAGCGAGGCGGACCTGCTCGCCATGCCCGAGGGCTCCCGCACCGAGGAGGGGCTGCGTCACAACATCCGCGTGGGCGTGCAGTACATCGCCGCGTGGCTCGGGGGCCTGGGCTGCGTGCCCCTCTACAACCTCATGGAGGACGCGGCCACCGCTGAAATCTCCCGCGCCCAGGTGTGGCAGTGGATGCACCACCGCGTCCCGCTCGCCGACGGCAAGCCCGTCACCCCCGAGCGCTTCCGCCAGGTGCTCGCCGAGGAGATGAAGCGCATCGAGGCCGAGGGCGCCACCGAGCGCTACGGCGCCGAGCGGCTCGAGGAGGCCCGGGCTCTCTTCGAGAAGCTCTCCACCGCGCCCCGCTTCGAGGACTTCCTCACCCTTCCCGCCTACGAGGCGCTCGTCTCGCACGGCTGA
- the aceA gene encoding isocitrate lyase — MYDAVTTKNDATPHAKLHAQRFEGITRNYSEADVEKLRGSIRISYTLAEMGSKRLWELLNTKDYVHALGALTGNQAVQMVRAGLEAIYLSGWQVAADANTAGQMYPDQSLYPVDSVPNVVRRINSAFRRADQIDHAEGKHDRYWFAPIMADAEAGFGGPLNAYELMKSMIEAGAAGVHFEDQLASEKKCGHMGGKVLVPTNNFIRTLTAARLAADVMGVPTILVARTDADSAKLLMSDADEYDHAFIDRKAGRSAEGFYRLKGGLECAIARGLAYAPYADLIWCETSTPDLDQARKFAESIRARFPNKLLAYNCSPSFNWKKNLDDKTIAKFQRELGAMGYKFQFVTLAGFHALNYGMYELARNYKDRGMAAYSELQQKEFSSEKDGYTATRHQREVGTGYFDKVAEVISGGCASTLALNDSTEAHQF; from the coding sequence ATGTACGACGCCGTGACGACGAAGAACGATGCGACCCCCCACGCCAAGCTCCACGCCCAGCGGTTCGAGGGCATCACCCGCAACTACTCGGAAGCCGACGTCGAGAAGCTGCGTGGCTCCATCCGCATCAGCTACACGCTCGCGGAGATGGGCTCCAAGCGGCTCTGGGAGCTGCTGAACACCAAGGACTATGTCCACGCGCTCGGCGCCCTCACCGGCAACCAGGCCGTGCAGATGGTGCGCGCCGGCCTCGAGGCCATCTACCTCTCCGGCTGGCAGGTCGCCGCCGACGCCAACACCGCCGGCCAGATGTACCCGGACCAGAGCCTCTACCCGGTCGACAGCGTCCCCAACGTCGTGCGCCGCATCAACTCCGCCTTCCGCCGCGCCGATCAGATCGACCACGCCGAGGGCAAGCACGACCGCTACTGGTTCGCCCCCATCATGGCCGACGCCGAGGCCGGCTTCGGCGGGCCCCTCAACGCCTATGAGCTGATGAAGTCCATGATCGAAGCGGGCGCCGCCGGCGTGCACTTCGAGGACCAGCTCGCCAGCGAGAAGAAGTGCGGCCACATGGGCGGCAAGGTGCTCGTCCCCACCAACAACTTCATCCGCACCCTCACCGCCGCGCGCCTGGCCGCCGACGTCATGGGCGTGCCCACCATCCTCGTGGCCCGCACCGACGCCGACAGCGCCAAGCTCCTCATGAGCGACGCCGACGAGTACGACCACGCCTTCATCGACCGCAAGGCCGGCCGCTCCGCCGAGGGCTTCTACCGCCTCAAGGGCGGCCTCGAGTGCGCCATCGCCCGCGGCCTCGCCTACGCCCCCTACGCCGACCTCATCTGGTGCGAGACCAGCACCCCGGACCTCGACCAGGCCAGGAAGTTCGCCGAGAGCATCCGCGCCAGGTTCCCCAACAAGCTCCTCGCCTACAACTGCTCGCCTTCCTTCAACTGGAAGAAGAACCTCGACGACAAGACCATCGCCAAGTTCCAGCGCGAGCTCGGCGCCATGGGCTACAAGTTCCAGTTCGTCACCCTCGCCGGCTTCCATGCCCTCAACTACGGCATGTACGAGCTCGCCCGGAACTACAAGGACCGCGGCATGGCCGCCTACTCCGAGCTCCAGCAGAAGGAGTTCTCCTCCGAGAAGGATGGCTACACCGCCACCCGCCACCAGCGCGAGGTCGGCACCGGCTACTTCGACAAGGTCGCCGAGGTCATCTCCGGCGGTTGTGCGAGCACCCTCGCCCTCAACGACTCCACCGAGGCCCACCAGTTCTGA
- a CDS encoding PspC domain-containing protein, with protein MDETKRCEACRMDIRVEATRCPHCRERQPGAERMHRGGEGRALGGVCTALARQLGLDVGLVRVAFVVALALSGGTVLMVYLLLWALTPPSAMGKAPVQRLVDWLARVTSGAVEEEPRVERRV; from the coding sequence ATGGACGAGACGAAGCGGTGCGAGGCGTGCCGGATGGACATCCGGGTGGAGGCGACGAGGTGCCCGCACTGCCGCGAGCGGCAGCCGGGGGCGGAGCGGATGCACCGAGGAGGAGAGGGGAGGGCGTTGGGAGGGGTGTGCACGGCGCTGGCGCGGCAGCTGGGCCTGGACGTGGGGCTGGTGAGGGTGGCGTTCGTGGTGGCGCTGGCGCTGTCTGGGGGAACGGTGCTGATGGTCTACCTGCTGCTGTGGGCGCTCACGCCGCCGTCGGCGATGGGGAAGGCGCCCGTGCAGCGGCTGGTGGATTGGCTGGCGAGGGTAACGAGCGGGGCGGTGGAGGAGGAGCCGAGGGTGGAGCGGAGGGTCTGA
- a CDS encoding NADPH-dependent FMN reductase, whose product MPLNLVVIYGSVRTGRQGIRAARFVHHGLEARGHTVTFVDALEYRLPLLDRLYVEYPRGSAPEPLERLATLYRAADAFVLIAGEYNHGVQPGLKNLLDHFYAEYHWRPSAIVCYSGGGFGGVRAAIQLRATLGELGMPSIPSLLPVPKVQQAFDEQGVPADPAWEKRFDKFASELEWYAEALKARRQNGVPHTPLA is encoded by the coding sequence ATGCCGCTGAATCTCGTCGTCATCTACGGCTCGGTCCGCACCGGGCGGCAGGGAATCCGCGCCGCGCGCTTCGTCCACCACGGCCTGGAGGCTCGCGGGCACACGGTGACGTTCGTGGACGCACTCGAATACCGGCTGCCCCTGCTGGATCGGCTGTACGTCGAGTATCCGCGAGGGAGCGCGCCGGAACCGCTGGAGCGGCTGGCGACGCTGTACCGCGCCGCCGACGCGTTCGTCCTCATCGCGGGCGAGTACAACCATGGGGTGCAGCCAGGGCTGAAGAACCTGCTGGACCACTTCTACGCGGAGTACCACTGGCGGCCGTCGGCCATCGTCTGCTACTCGGGCGGCGGTTTCGGCGGCGTGCGCGCGGCGATTCAGCTCCGCGCGACGCTCGGTGAGCTGGGCATGCCGAGCATCCCGAGCCTGCTGCCGGTCCCCAAGGTGCAGCAGGCGTTCGACGAGCAGGGCGTCCCCGCGGATCCAGCGTGGGAGAAGCGGTTCGACAAGTTCGCCAGCGAGCTGGAATGGTATGCCGAGGCCCTGAAGGCGCGGCGTCAGAACGGAGTGCCCCACACGCCCCTGGCGTGA